The DNA sequence ttaaataatgataaataatattttttatatatctgtTTTACTTTAATAGAATTTAAGTTCTCCACGTAACATAAATAGATTGGCAATTAGGAAAAAGTCAAAGAAATGACTGTTTATGATGGCAAcgaaatatgaagaaaaatccaTGACAGTGAAGCTTGTTAAATTCCAAACTTAATGGAAAAAAGGCACAATATAATCTTCACTGAGAGCAAAGATAATAAGGTTTCTGAAAGATGTTGTTCGAGTTTTAATCAAGGTTCTAAAAGACGTAAAATGTGATAAGATAGTAAAGTCAAGCCTCAAATTTTGTAAATCTAAACAAAATCTAAACATAATAACCCGTTTTgctatttttattactattttaattacataaaactactaattaaataaaataattcatattttgaaaactaaaatatatataatctacaTCACTATGATACATGCAAGTAATATAAATTAGCAAACAACTATTTATAAGAAATTCTTAGAagctttatatattttaagtttccaacaaaaaaatttgTCTCATATATAATACAAGTCTATAATTACCTAATAAttcttataatataaaatttagatataACCATAATCTAACTaactcttgtctttttctttattaaatttcaatttattctcttttgaaaatttgcagtttattatttataatttattatttttatttttttccttttaaaccaGTGAACCATTTAGTACATATACCTAAGGATTTTGccaaatatttttgtatttttttaatacttatttttttttcttttttttttcaattttttttttctaatttctttgaaattctcttttaactctttttttttttattaaaaaaaaatgctgaaAAAGACTTGTTCCTTATGGTGCCAAGGCGCACATTAGGCCTTTTTCTAAGTCTTGCTCTAACGTGAGGCGTTTTCTCTAAACTTGACAGAGCCTTTTAGAACACTAGCTTTAGTGAATATAAAATATAGCAGAAATTTGTGCATGCGTCATGTAAGAAGAGTTAAATTTTCAAGGAAATAATGACCATGAGTTTTGTTTTGAAttgatattcttattattactataaattattatcatatgaaAGAGTAAAACATTATTAAGCTAAGATAACTTGAGAAAATATAGGTTGAAATTTGAACTCTGAACTTAAAAAAAGGTATATTCTCAATAGTTTTACTGTTAAGTTAAATCTATGAATACAAGTACTTGAAAAccaaataattgattaaaaaaaaaaaaaaaacttgatacAGTTCAATATAGgtaaagaattgaaaaaaatattatataaagaaTACCTGAAGAACAAAAATCAAAGAGACTTTGAtcagtgttttttattttattctaatttatttatttattttgttgttttgagACTTTGATCAGCTTGATGAGAAACTGCAGCGCCTTCTGCAGCTGCCTGCAAATCCACAGACAAAATTACatggattttttaatttttttttttttctttggcattATTGAAATCACGTGGATTGGTTGACGAAATACCAAACTATTTTCTTACCAATAAATTCCAACCATTTTATGGCAGCTGGATTTTGCTGCAATTCATAGAATCCCACCTGTTACAATCTTTTCCGTTATTAATTTACATCATATTATCTGCAATTCATTGACATTCACCTCGACCGTAGACCTAGAAATCGTAAAGAGCTatgatcaaaaatatatatatatatatatataaataaataaaatcgtaaaGAGCTGAAAATGCCATGtgttcaaattatatatttttaacatcaaTGATTTGTGAGTAAAATCCTGACTTGTAGtcataattaagtttttttttttaaaaaaataattagagtaCTACTTATTttgtctatatatgtatatatgcaattTTAATACGTTAATGACATAGTTTTCACCTTATGATGAAACCTTATTGATGCCCTTTTTTAATTTCAGTTGGGAGGCAAGCGGGTTGGGATAGTGGGACTAGGGAGCATAGGCTCTGAAGTTGCCAAAAGGCTAGAGGGTTTTGGGTGCAAAATCTCATACAACTCAAGGAGCCAAAAACCATCCATCTCCTACCCTTTCTATTCAAATATCAAAGAACTTGCTGCAAAGAGTGATGTCCTAATCATTTGTTGTGAACTAAATGACCAAACACACCATTTGATTGATAGAGAAGTACTGTTGGCATTGGGAAAAGAGGGAGTGATTATAAACGTAGGACGAGGAAGCATTATCGATGAGAAGGAAATGGTGAAATGCTTGGTGAATGGAGAGATTAGAGGTGCTGGTTTGGACGTGTTTGAGAATGAGCCTGATGTTCCTAAGGAGCTTCTTGAATTGGACAATGTTGTTGTTTCTCCACATAAGGCTTTCTCTACTCTGGAATCTATTGAATCTCTTTGCCAACTTGTGGTTGCAAATTTGGAAGCGTTCTTCTCAAACAAACCCTTGTTCACTCCTGTCATCGgttaattaatgaataatatcACTTTGTACTGTCATGTCCCTCTCCCATCATGCCAGACAGTCAAGAATACAGCCACTGTTTTGTTAAGCAATTATTAATGGTGATTCCTTCTTCCAATAAACTAAAAAGTAACTTTCTtatttatgttaatatatatatatatatatatatatagatatataaatggGTTAGTTAAATACTcttgatttataaatttatgcGATTTGggcttttaacttttaaaaataataatttaggtctttaatttttttaatttattttagattggtttaattttcaatttgaccAACTAAATTGATAACAATTCTATTCAAGAATTTGTAGCAAGagatgtagaaaaaaaaaattaaagcgttgatcaaggaaaagaaataaactgTATGGACAAAATTATTACCAACTTATTTGATCAAATTGGGGATTAaaccaattcaaaacaaaatgaaaaattaaaaacataaatcattattttaggTAGTCAAAGGTATAGATCACAACAATTTGAAAGTCAAGAATATCAAAGTATAATTAACCCTTGTATAAATTAACATGTCACATGATATTTGAGACTCTAGAAATCAATGTTACCTGAGCTTCTTTAATTTAAAACCTTAATGAGATGTCTTCAAAACATGGTTATATATATGGTGCTATATGTACATAAAAAAGTCTTTTATCATGCTGCTAAAATCTGTGCTTTCAACAATTGAATGTGATGAGGTTTTTTAGTTGGATTGGacctattttttgaaaaaattaatctaaaatgttaattaatagatttttataattgatataatattgTTCAACGTGATAACGGAGggccatatttatatatacatattgtgaAGATATAATCCACAAATGCATCTTGCAACGATCTGGTGTATGCATGAGGTCAACATTTGGAGAAGACTCGAGCTAATTCAATGAATAAGTCTCAGAAGAACAAAACGCATCGTTTCATTtacttgaaaataaagaaagacaaaGCAGTCATTTCCAACATACTGTAACAGAATAACGGCAAGCTACGTGTCTTAATCTGAGTGAGTCTTCATAATAAGTTGGACGACGTCGTTTTGAAGCTGGTGTGTAATATATATGCACAGAACTCTTTCTCTTCGATGGATGTAACAGAAATAACAGAAACCAGTCTTTCTTCAAGCTTGTGAACGAGAGAGGAGCTCCAAGATTCTTATTTTACCTTTTCTTCAATTGTATTCTTTTCTGAGTGAGAAATCATCTCTAAGTGAGATTGAGTGATTGTATAAGTTGAAAGGGTGTATAATGGGGCTTCGGGATTTAGTGAGTATGTTTTCTATGTGAAAACCTGTGTGTATACAAGAGGTGATAGTTTGTGTAACTACTGCAAGATCAATAAGAGACCAGAAGCTCTCACCagagcaacgaggacgtaggtcatcttgaccgaacctcgataagttgtgttgtgtttgttttgttctgattttctaacagtggtatcagagcttagtTGAGTATTCTTGATTCTTGGTCCTGTGTCTTGTGAGTTTTCTGTGAGAATCATCTGTGTGAGGGTTTCTCAATCTTTCAAGAAGTCAAGAATGTCTACAAAGTTGGAAATTGATGTATTCAATGGCAAAGGTGATTTCTTGCTGTGGCGCAAGAAAATGAGGGCAGTACTGGTGCAAATGAAGGTAGCTAAGGCAATCGATGGAATTTAAGCTGCTGATGTTACTGATGAAAAGAAGCATGAGATCGATGAAATTGCAACGAGCACAATTATATTGCATCTCTCTGATAGTGTTCTGAGGCAAGTTGATGATGTAAGCACTACTTCTCAAATGTGGCAAAAGCTTGAACAGCTTTATCTGGTAAGATCCTTACCTGATCGAATTCTTCTACTTAAacaattttttggctttaagaTGGATACTACTAAGGATTTGGACACAAATCTTGATGCTTTTAATCGTTTAATCTTAAGTCTTGCAAATTGTAAAGTTACTTTTGATGATGAACATCATGCTGTGATCTTATTGAACTCATTGCCTGAGACTTATAGAGAAGTAAAGAATGCCATTAAGTATGGTAGAGATTCCTTGACCTTAGATACTGTTGTAAGTGCCCTTCGATCTAGAGACTTGGAATTGAAGTCTGAATCCAAAAGTGAAGGACTTACTGTGAGGGGTAGGAGTGCTACTCAAAGTTGGGGTCATAATGACCATAGAAGTAAGTCTAGGGAGACTTTTAGGTCTAAATCAAGAACTAGGGGTAGAATGTGCTATTACTGTAAGAGAGAGGGacacattattaaaaattgtttcaagaagaagaaagatgagaaagaaaagagtcaaGAGTCTGGTGATTTAGCAGTGGCCTACACTGATTTAGAGCCTGCAGAAGTTTTGGTAGTGTCCACAAGTCAAAATCATACTGAGTGGGTGTTGGATTCTGGCTGTTCTTTCCACATGTGTCCTAACTTGAGTTGTTTTAACTCATATACTAAGTGTGATGGTGGCCAAGTGTTGTTAGGCAATAATCGATCATGTTCAGTAACTGGCATTGGTAATGTGCAGTTGCAGTTAGTAGATGGTACTATTAAGACCCTCACAGCAGTAAGGCATGTACCTGAtttgaagagaaatttaatttccCTTAGCATGTTAGATGAATCTGGCTTGTCCTGTAAAGCAGAGAATGGTGTCATAaaagtgaccaaaggatcacTTGTAGTAATGAAGGGTCAGAAGAAAAATGGTTTATATGTCTTACTTGGTAAACCATTAGTTAATTCAAGTAATGCTTCTATAAGTTCAACTGCTGATAAAACTGCTTTATGGCATAAGAGATTAGGTCACATTAGTGAAAAAGGCCTGTATTACTTGAATAAACAGAATGTTTTTTATAAGGATATAGTCAGTAATTTGAAGTCTTGTGAAACTTGCATTTTGGGCAAACAGCATAGGCTCAGTTTTAATTTGAGTTCAAATAGGGCCAAGTCTGTCTTAGATTATGTACATGCTGATTTGTGGGGATCTGCTAGAGTGCAAACACAGAGTGGAAACAGGTATTTCTTGTCCataattgatgattactctAGAAAAGTCTGGATATACTTGTTAAAGGCAAAAAGTGAGGTTTTTTCTAAGTTTAAAGAGTGGAAATTgctggttgaaaatcaaaccagcaaaactattaaaattttaagaacagaCAATGGTCTTGAGTTTTGCATTCGAGAATTTGATGACTTTTGCAAATCAAATGGTATTCTAAGGCATAGAACTGTGAAAttcacaccacaacaaaatggtgtggctgaaagaATGAATAGAACCTTACTTGATAAGGTGAGATGCATGCTAGTGTCATCTGGATTACCTAAGTTGTTTTGGGGTGAGGCTGTAATGACAGCCATGCATTTGGTGAACTTGTCACCCTCTACAGCTTTAAACTTTAGAACTCCTAAACAAATGTGGCTTGGAAAGAAGCCTGATTATAGCAAACTGAGGGTTTTTGGCTGTGCTGCATATGTCCATCAATCTGAAGGGAAACTTGAACCTAGGAgtttgaaatgtattttcttaggtTACCCTCAGGGAATTAAAGGCTATAGGCTTTGGGATAGAGAGAGTAGaggttttaaagttattattAGCAGAGATGTTATTTTTGATGAAACCTCTATGCCTTGCAAAGATACTAACAGTGCAGGTGATGAAATGAGCAACAAAGTGGAGACATGAAGTATAAGTCTGTTTCCTGAAGTAGAAAACCAAGACAGTGAAGGCTTTGTGGGAAGGTCAACTTCAGAAGGAATAGAAGAACCTGAAAAAGGTGAGGAACCAGAAAAATTAACACCTGCACAATCTGAGGCAGATTCTAAAGATGATCACACTCAACAGCAATCACCAAGTACAAGAAATAAGAACATAGCATCACCTGGCTATTTGCTGACAAGAGATAGAGCTAAGAAGACAGTAAAACCAAACAGGAAGTACAGTTATGCAGACTGCATTGCTTATGCCTTGGTGGCATATGAAGAACTTACTGACAATGAGCCAAGGAATTACAAAGAAGTAGTAAATTCTAAGGAGTCAGCAAAATGGAAAGAGGCCATGAAGGAAGAAATGGAATCTCTTCATAAGAACAGAACTTGAACTTAGTACCAACACCAACAAATCAAAGGGTTGTAGATTGTAAATGGATCTACAAGGTCAAAGAAGGTATGTCCAAATCTGAACCAGTGAGGTTTAAGGCCAGATTAGTGGCCAAGGGATTTACACAGGTGGAAGGAAGAGACTACAATGAGGTTTTTTCACCTGTTGTGAAGTATACAAGTATAAGAGTCATGTTGGCATTAGTGACTCATTTCGAATGGGAATTAGAACAACTGGATGTCAAGACTGCCTTTCTTCATGGTGAATTGGaagaaacaatatatatgaagcagcctgaaggttttgaaattaaaggaaaaggtGGAGATTTGGTGTGCTTGCTTAAAAAGTCACTGTATGGACTTAAGCAATCACCAAGGCAGTGGTATAAACGTTTTGACTCATTTGTGGTGAAATCTGGTTTTGAAAGAAGTGATTTTGACAGCTGTTTATACTTTAAAGATCCAATGACAGATAAGGCAGTGTATCTACTgttatatgtagatgatatgcttcTAGCTGGACCAAATGGCAGAATTATACAAGTTGTGAAGAACTTATTAAAGTCAGAGTTTGAGATGAAGGATCTTGGACCAGCTAAGAAGATTTTGGGCATTGAGATAGTGAGAAACAGGTCAAGATGTGAAATGAAGTTGACACAATCTTCATATATAAAGAAGGTAGTTTCAAGGTTTTCAATGGAAGGTGCAAAACCTGCAAGTGTACCTCTTGGTGGACATTTCAAATTGTCAAGTGAATAGTGCCCATCAACTGAGCAGGAGAAGGAAGACATGATAGCAGTTCCTTATACTAATGCTGTGGGCTCAGTGATGTATGTTATGATTCTAACTAGGCCTGATCTAGCTCATGCTATTAGTGTTTTGAGCAGATTTATGGCAAATCCTGGCCGAGGTCATTGGAAAGCTCTAAAATGgcttctaaggtatttgaagcATACAGCAAATGAAGGGTTGATTTATAAGAAGGATTCAAGTGAAGTGGAGCTTAATGGATATCTAGATTCTGATTATGCAGGAGATAGGGACAAGAGAATATCAATGTCCTCTTATGCATTTACCTTGTGTGGAAACTGCATAAGTTGGAAATCTCAGTTGCAGCCTGTGGTGGCCTTGTCAACTACTGAGTCAGAATATATGGCAGCAACTGAGGCTACAAAAGAAGCCATTTGGCTTAAAGGGTTACTGACAGAGCTTAAAGTACTCAAGCAGGAGGTCACTTTGTACTCAGATAGTCAAAGTGCAattcatttatgtaaaaatccAGTTTTTCATGAGAGATCTAAGCACATTCAAGTTAGATATCATTTCATTCGAGATTTGATAGCTCAGAAAGTAGTCAGATTGGAGAAGATTCCTATAGAGTTTAATCCTTCAGACATGGGAACAAAAGTGCTCACTGT is a window from the Ziziphus jujuba cultivar Dongzao chromosome 11, ASM3175591v1 genome containing:
- the LOC107432637 gene encoding glyoxylate/hydroxypyruvate reductase HPR3; translated protein: MSPVPFQHHHQPQHLKVLLIQKPPSSIPVESHLISKNFHVLKAWESPELLEQILSSHADSIQALICYDDGTNVVDAGFLRQLPALRLVVTITAAVNHIDMAECRQRGIAVANSGMVYSEDVADMAVGLLIDVARNISASDRFVRHGLWKTKGGYPLGFKLGGKRVGIVGLGSIGSEVAKRLEGFGCKISYNSRSQKPSISYPFYSNIKELAAKSDVLIICCELNDQTHHLIDREVLLALGKEGVIINVGRGSIIDEKEMVKCLVNGEIRGAGLDVFENEPDVPKELLELDNVVVSPHKAFSTLESIESLCQLVVANLEAFFSNKPLFTPVIG